A single Paenibacillus sp. FSL R5-0517 DNA region contains:
- a CDS encoding winged helix-turn-helix transcriptional regulator: MLIVKREEERTTRERILFMLKQQGTLTAREMTADLGLTGMAIRRHLTALEQDGWIEVREARATAGRPSSVYQLTVRGDSFFPKSYSSLTLELLEELSESAGSGVVDALFESRRDKLLRSGLPQMEGQDLAGRVEELARIQNANGYMADASREEDGTYVITEMNCPIVQVASVYKQACRCELELFRSLLQAEVERTECYADGGKRCKYEIREASGN; this comes from the coding sequence GTGCTGATCGTGAAGCGCGAAGAGGAACGAACGACGCGTGAACGGATTTTGTTCATGCTGAAGCAGCAAGGTACATTGACCGCGAGGGAAATGACAGCTGATCTGGGTCTGACCGGCATGGCCATTCGCCGTCATCTGACAGCACTGGAGCAGGACGGCTGGATCGAGGTTCGGGAGGCCCGGGCTACAGCTGGACGTCCATCCTCGGTGTACCAATTGACGGTACGCGGGGACAGCTTTTTTCCAAAATCATATTCGTCCCTTACGCTGGAACTGCTTGAAGAATTGTCTGAATCAGCCGGGAGCGGTGTGGTGGATGCATTGTTCGAGAGTCGCCGGGACAAGCTGCTCCGCAGCGGATTGCCACAGATGGAGGGCCAGGATCTGGCCGGACGAGTGGAGGAACTCGCGCGAATTCAGAATGCCAACGGATATATGGCGGATGCGTCCAGAGAAGAAGATGGAACCTACGTCATTACGGAAATGAACTGCCCGATTGTGCAAGTTGCGAGTGTCTACAAGCAGGCTTGTCGCTGTGAACTGGAATTGTTCCGCTCGCTGCTTCAAGCGGAGGTGGAGCGTACCGAATGTTACGCCGATGGCGGCAAAAGGTGCAAGTATGAGATTCGCGAAGCGTCAGGGAATTAA
- a CDS encoding HAMP domain-containing sensor histidine kinase translates to MRVSIKLKFSVFLAALLILTVVVLSSLVLRGIERNQQSQIEGILSQQTRLVNLNVRQSYYTESVHLDQDVFLQRNGRRLAQELANSTGLPIALYNMTGQQVGASFASGESELVQETLDYALQNKIAYHEQGETLLYAAPLDGPDGQMGAVWIQYPVQSYHEFYTRILQLFIWAGITVVALSFILGYLFYNRFAVAITRLKRSADSIREGNYITESPVRRKDELGELGQGIYYMSTSIQQNITAMHAEQQKLQLAIEKLQALEQQQKQYIGNISHEFKTPLTSIKAYVELLDMYKDDPQLLDDATSNIGKETERLYEMVEKVLHLSALEKYDFENQAEDVEVSALLEDACGRMRGKAEKFALNMELDLEPAVIRSDRESLMHIFINMLDNAIKYNVPDGVIRVKSELQMQERQAVIRIYNSGTPIPAEAREKIFEPFYTVNKDRARKTGGTGLGLSLVKQFVEKQGGTITLLPSSTSDSQNGEGVTFQLVFPLADASLQVRNKSE, encoded by the coding sequence ATGAGAGTCAGCATCAAGCTGAAGTTCAGTGTTTTTCTGGCAGCCTTGCTAATCCTGACCGTAGTTGTGCTTAGTTCACTGGTCCTGCGTGGTATTGAACGCAATCAGCAGTCACAGATTGAGGGTATTCTATCGCAGCAGACACGGCTGGTGAACCTGAATGTACGACAGTCCTACTACACCGAGTCGGTTCATCTCGATCAGGACGTTTTTTTACAGCGAAATGGCCGTAGGCTGGCACAGGAGCTGGCCAACTCTACCGGATTGCCAATTGCACTCTATAACATGACAGGCCAGCAGGTGGGAGCATCCTTCGCCTCCGGCGAGAGTGAACTCGTACAGGAAACGTTGGACTATGCACTGCAAAATAAAATAGCTTATCATGAGCAGGGCGAGACCCTGCTCTATGCCGCACCACTGGATGGCCCGGATGGACAGATGGGCGCTGTATGGATACAATATCCTGTCCAGAGTTACCATGAGTTCTATACTCGCATCCTTCAACTGTTCATATGGGCAGGAATTACCGTGGTTGCGCTGAGCTTCATATTAGGTTATCTGTTCTACAATCGGTTTGCCGTTGCGATTACCCGGCTGAAGAGGTCCGCAGATTCCATTCGGGAAGGGAACTACATTACGGAGTCTCCTGTAAGGCGTAAGGATGAATTGGGAGAGCTGGGGCAAGGCATCTATTATATGAGTACATCCATTCAGCAAAATATCACAGCCATGCATGCGGAGCAGCAGAAGCTGCAACTGGCGATAGAGAAGCTTCAGGCGCTGGAACAGCAGCAGAAACAATATATCGGTAACATCAGTCATGAGTTTAAGACTCCGCTGACCTCGATCAAAGCTTATGTGGAGCTGCTCGACATGTATAAGGATGACCCGCAACTGCTTGATGATGCGACGAGTAACATTGGCAAAGAAACGGAGCGGCTGTACGAGATGGTGGAGAAAGTACTGCATTTATCTGCTCTGGAGAAGTATGATTTCGAGAACCAGGCCGAAGATGTAGAGGTCAGTGCTCTGCTGGAGGATGCCTGTGGCCGGATGCGTGGGAAAGCGGAGAAGTTTGCGCTGAACATGGAACTGGATCTTGAACCAGCGGTGATCCGCAGTGATCGGGAGAGTCTTATGCATATCTTCATCAACATGCTGGATAACGCCATCAAATATAACGTTCCGGATGGTGTGATCCGGGTGAAGAGCGAATTACAGATGCAGGAGCGTCAAGCGGTCATTCGCATCTATAACTCGGGTACGCCGATTCCGGCAGAGGCGCGGGAGAAGATTTTTGAACCCTTTTACACGGTGAACAAAGACAGGGCCAGAAAAACCGGCGGAACCGGGCTCGGATTATCTCTCGTGAAGCAATTTGTTGAAAAGCAAGGAGGTACAATCACCTTACTTCCAAGCAGTACGAGCGATTCTCAGAATGGGGAAGGCGTGACATTCCAACTCGTATTTCCTTTGGCTGATGCAAGTTTACAAGTTCGAAACAAGTCTGAATAA
- a CDS encoding rhodanese-related sulfurtransferase: protein MCNSAYRVLLYYKFVKIEDPETFTQEHLQYCKDLGVKGRILIASEGINGTVSGTPEQTEQYMKDMHANPLFSDMVFKIDDVEEHAFKKIFVRHKAELVTFRVDEDLDPNVISGKRLSPKEFHEHLQRDDVIVIDGRNDYEYEIGHFRGAIRPDVESFREFPEWIRENLGDMKDKTIITYCTGGIRCEKLTGFMINEGFQDVAQLDGGIVTYGKDPEVQGHLFDGKCYVFDERISVPINRTEEDIVIASCYHCGTTHDRYINCPTCNLQHVSCEDCEETHNRFCSDACREAAPVHA, encoded by the coding sequence ATGTGTAACAGCGCGTATCGCGTGCTTTTATATTATAAGTTCGTGAAGATTGAAGACCCCGAGACGTTTACACAAGAGCATTTGCAATACTGCAAGGACCTCGGTGTGAAAGGACGTATCCTGATCGCATCCGAAGGCATTAACGGCACGGTATCCGGAACGCCGGAACAGACGGAACAGTATATGAAAGACATGCATGCGAACCCACTGTTCAGCGATATGGTGTTCAAGATTGATGATGTGGAAGAACATGCATTCAAAAAAATCTTTGTTCGTCACAAAGCAGAGTTGGTTACGTTCCGCGTAGACGAAGATCTGGATCCAAATGTGATTAGTGGCAAACGCCTCTCACCGAAAGAGTTCCATGAGCATCTGCAACGGGATGATGTCATCGTTATCGATGGTCGCAATGATTATGAATACGAAATCGGCCATTTCCGCGGCGCCATCCGTCCAGATGTTGAGTCGTTCCGTGAGTTCCCGGAGTGGATTCGCGAGAACCTAGGTGACATGAAAGATAAAACGATTATTACCTACTGCACGGGTGGTATTCGCTGCGAGAAGCTGACCGGATTCATGATTAATGAAGGATTCCAGGACGTGGCTCAATTAGACGGCGGTATTGTCACGTATGGTAAAGATCCAGAAGTTCAAGGCCATCTATTCGATGGTAAATGTTACGTGTTTGACGAGCGAATCTCTGTACCGATTAACCGGACAGAAGAGGATATTGTCATTGCCAGCTGTTATCACTGTGGAACCACACATGACCGATATATTAATTGTCCAACCTGCAACCTGCAGCACGTAAGCTGCGAGGATTGCGAAGAGACGCATAACCGCTTTTGTTCGGATGCCTGCCGGGAGGCAGCACCGGTACACGCATAA
- a CDS encoding ABC transporter substrate-binding protein, with product MKKKFWMSLMMVASMIVAAGCGNNSGTGSESEGSGSTTGGGSEEKSYQIAISQIVEHPSLDATREGFIAALKDAGIEENKNLKIDYNNAQGDSTNNLSIAQKISGDSKNDLVLGIATPSALALAQQVKDKPLLFAAVTDPLGAKLVTDMDKPGGNVTGASDTNPEAIVQLADFIAKNLPDVKTVGLVINEGEPNAVVMADNAEKALATHNIKLVKAPVTNTSEVKQATDSLVGKVDAFYITLDNSVVSAVDTIIQTANSNKIPFFSSDRDTVEKGAFATVGFKYYDHGYQVGEMAADILKNGTNPGDMKVTVPDKLDLILNLKAAEAQGITVTDEMKAEVKDQENNIIQ from the coding sequence ATGAAAAAGAAATTTTGGATGTCACTGATGATGGTTGCTTCAATGATCGTTGCGGCAGGTTGCGGAAATAACAGCGGTACAGGCTCGGAATCCGAAGGATCGGGGAGTACAACAGGTGGAGGCAGCGAGGAAAAATCATACCAGATTGCCATCTCCCAGATTGTTGAACATCCATCTCTGGATGCTACACGCGAAGGTTTCATCGCAGCCCTGAAGGATGCGGGTATTGAAGAGAACAAGAACCTCAAAATCGATTACAATAACGCGCAAGGTGATTCGACGAACAACCTGTCCATTGCACAGAAAATCTCGGGTGATTCCAAAAATGATCTCGTACTCGGAATCGCAACACCATCGGCGTTGGCTCTGGCTCAGCAAGTGAAGGACAAGCCATTGCTGTTCGCGGCGGTAACAGACCCACTGGGCGCCAAATTGGTAACTGATATGGATAAGCCGGGCGGCAATGTTACAGGTGCATCCGACACGAACCCGGAGGCTATCGTACAATTGGCTGACTTTATCGCCAAAAATCTGCCGGATGTAAAAACGGTAGGCTTGGTCATTAACGAAGGTGAACCGAATGCAGTGGTTATGGCAGATAACGCAGAAAAAGCGCTCGCAACACATAATATCAAGCTGGTGAAAGCACCAGTTACGAATACATCTGAAGTTAAACAGGCAACGGATTCTCTGGTTGGCAAAGTAGATGCCTTCTACATTACGCTTGATAACTCTGTCGTAAGTGCGGTGGATACGATCATCCAAACGGCGAACAGCAATAAAATTCCGTTCTTCTCCAGTGACCGGGATACGGTTGAAAAAGGAGCTTTCGCAACGGTAGGCTTCAAATATTATGACCATGGATATCAGGTGGGTGAGATGGCTGCGGACATTCTGAAGAATGGTACGAATCCTGGTGATATGAAAGTCACCGTTCCAGACAAGCTGGATCTGATCCTGAACCTGAAAGCAGCGGAAGCCCAAGGCATCACGGTTACGGATGAGATGAAGGCGGAAGTAAAAGACCAAGAAAACAACATTATTCAATAA
- a CDS encoding ATP-binding cassette domain-containing protein has translation MLEITQVTKLFNPGTTDEKTALVGVNLTMNPGDFVTVIGSNGAGKSTLMNIISGVMKPDMGDVLINDRSIKNLPEHKRSSWIGRVFQDPMAGTAPHMSIEENMAMAYKRGKGRGLGFGVTRARREIFNTQLEKLGIGLEKRPNAKVGLLSGGERQALSLLMATFTQPQILLLDEHTAALDPSRAELITELTETLVREMRLTTLMVTHNMEQAIRLGNRLIMMDKGRIILDVSEERKRTLTVPELLGEFERISGKKMADDRVVLG, from the coding sequence ATGCTGGAGATTACGCAAGTAACCAAGCTGTTCAACCCAGGCACAACGGACGAGAAGACTGCGCTTGTTGGTGTGAATCTGACGATGAATCCGGGAGATTTTGTGACGGTCATTGGCAGTAACGGAGCAGGTAAATCGACGTTGATGAACATCATTTCGGGTGTGATGAAGCCGGATATGGGTGATGTGCTAATCAATGATCGTTCCATCAAAAACCTGCCGGAGCATAAACGCAGCAGCTGGATTGGCCGGGTGTTTCAGGACCCGATGGCAGGAACAGCACCGCATATGTCCATTGAAGAAAATATGGCGATGGCATACAAGCGTGGCAAAGGACGTGGATTGGGCTTCGGCGTTACCCGTGCCAGACGTGAGATTTTTAACACGCAACTGGAGAAGCTGGGAATCGGACTGGAGAAGCGGCCTAACGCGAAGGTAGGTCTCTTGTCAGGCGGGGAGCGGCAGGCACTCAGCCTGTTGATGGCTACGTTTACCCAGCCGCAGATTCTGCTACTTGATGAGCATACGGCAGCCCTTGACCCCTCGCGTGCCGAACTGATCACGGAACTGACGGAGACACTTGTGCGTGAGATGAGACTTACCACACTGATGGTGACGCACAATATGGAACAGGCCATCCGTCTGGGCAATCGTTTAATCATGATGGATAAAGGCCGCATTATTCTGGATGTCAGCGAAGAGCGCAAGCGTACGTTGACCGTGCCAGAGTTGCTTGGTGAATTCGAGCGGATTAGCGGCAAAAAAATGGCGGATGACCGGGTCGTACTCGGTTAA
- a CDS encoding ABC transporter permease, producing the protein MSISWNSIEGAIELGLLYALMALGVYITFRILDFPDLTVDGSFTTGGAIAAVMISNDFSPWLACLAAMAGGMVAGACTGLLHTKGKINGLLSGILMMIALYSINMRILGAPNKSIMGMDNPFSGEHVMVLIIIVVLVFKIMLDLFMKTDVGLALRATGDNKRMIRSFGANTDVTTIVGVSLSNGLVALSGAFIAQQSGFADITMGIGMIVIGLASVIIGEAILGARTVFWATLAAIVGSVIYRIVVALALQVEWFDTSDLKLITAVIVIIALVFPTMQRSMKQRSLARKRTEELMRSGGQQAKGGM; encoded by the coding sequence GTGAGTATAAGCTGGAATTCAATTGAAGGAGCAATCGAGCTGGGACTTTTATATGCACTGATGGCTCTTGGTGTGTATATTACGTTCCGCATACTCGATTTTCCTGACCTTACCGTAGACGGAAGTTTTACAACAGGAGGCGCAATCGCGGCGGTGATGATCTCCAATGACTTCTCTCCTTGGCTTGCCTGTTTGGCGGCAATGGCTGGCGGCATGGTGGCCGGGGCTTGTACAGGTCTGCTTCATACCAAAGGCAAGATTAACGGGTTGTTATCCGGGATCTTGATGATGATCGCGCTCTACTCCATTAATATGCGTATTCTTGGCGCACCGAATAAATCCATTATGGGTATGGATAATCCATTCTCAGGTGAGCATGTCATGGTGCTTATTATTATCGTGGTACTCGTGTTTAAAATCATGCTCGATCTGTTCATGAAAACAGATGTTGGCCTGGCGCTCCGTGCCACAGGGGATAACAAACGCATGATTCGCAGCTTTGGTGCAAATACGGATGTAACGACGATTGTAGGTGTCAGCTTATCCAATGGATTGGTAGCTCTGTCTGGGGCATTTATTGCCCAGCAATCCGGTTTTGCGGACATCACAATGGGTATCGGTATGATCGTCATTGGACTGGCTTCCGTCATCATTGGTGAAGCCATCCTTGGTGCAAGAACGGTGTTTTGGGCTACACTTGCAGCAATCGTTGGTTCAGTAATTTACCGGATTGTGGTTGCACTTGCCCTACAGGTCGAATGGTTTGATACATCTGATCTGAAGTTGATTACCGCAGTGATCGTCATCATTGCCCTTGTATTCCCAACGATGCAGCGTTCCATGAAGCAGCGGAGTCTGGCTCGCAAACGAACAGAAGAGTTGATGCGATCCGGGGGTCAACAGGCGAAGGGAGGTATGTGA